Within Streptomyces sp. SS1-1, the genomic segment CACCCTAACAGCGACCCGTCGAGGCACGCCCGTGTCACCCGCTCCGCCCACTCCGCCACCCGTACGCGACGGTCACCGCGCGGTCGTGCCGCGTCCCCCGCACCATGGGCGTGCTGCCGGCCGGCAGCCCGAGCCGGTACCGGTCGGATGCGAAGGAGGCACCCAGCGTGGGTGAGCTGTACATCGACGGGGAGTGGACGAACGCCGCCGGCGGAGAGCGGCGGGAGGTGATCAATCCGTACGACGCCTCCGTGATCACCACCGTCGACGAGGCCGACGCCGCCGACGTGGACAAGGCGGTACGGGCCGCCCGCCGGGCCTTCGACGAGGAGGACTGGGCGAACGCGCCGACCCGGCAGCGTGCCGACCTGCTGATGCGGGTGCACGACCTGCTGCTGCAGGACATCGACGAGATCGCCCGCACCGAGACCCTCGACACCGGCAAGACGCTGGCCGAGGGCCGCTTCGACGTCGAGGACGTCGCCAACGCCTTCCGCTACTTCGCCGAGCTGGCCGGCAAGGACGGCGGGCGGGTCGTGGACGTCGGCCCCGGCGTGCTCAGCCGCGTCGTCTACCACCCCGTCGGGGTGTGCGCGCTCATCGCGCCCTGGAACTACCCGCTGCTGCAGGCCTCCTGGAAGGTGGCGCCCGCGCTGGCGGCCGGCAACACCATCGTCCTCAAGCCCAGCGAGATCACCCCGCTCACCACCATCGCCCTGTTCCGGCTGATCGAGGAGGCCGGTGCCCCGCGCGGCGTCGCCAACCTCGTCCTCGGCTCGGGCGCGACCGTCGGCGCGGCCATGACCTCCCACCCCGAGGTCGACCTGGTGTCCTTCACCGGCGGCCTGGCCACCGGACGCGCCATCATGGCCGCCGCCGCGGAGGGGCCGAAGAACATCGCCCTGGAACTCGGCGGCAAGAACCCCAACATCGTCTTCGCGGACGCCGACTTCGAGGCCGCCGTCGACTACGCCCTCGACGCGTCCTTCCTGCACGCCGGGCAGGTCTGCTCCGCCGGGTCACGGCTGCTCGTGGAGGACTCGATCCACGACCGGTTCGTCGAGGCCTTCGCCGAACGCGCCCGGCACATCCGGCTCGGCAACGGGCTGGAGGAGGGCACCGAGAGCGGGCCGCTCAGCTCCGCGCAGCACCGGGAGAAGGTCGAGAGCTACATCGCCCTCGGCAAGGAGGAGGGCGCCCGGCTCGTCACCGGCGGCACCCGGCCCGACGACCCCGCCCTGCGCAAGGGCTACTTCCTGCTGCCGACGATCTTCGCCGACTGCGACCGCTCCATGCGGATCGTGCAGGAGGAGGTGTTCGGGCCGGTCGTCACCGTCGAACGGTTCCGCACCGAGGACGAGGCCGTGGAACTCGCCAACGACACCCGCTACGGACTCGCCGGCGGCGTCTGGACCTCCGAGGCGAGCCGCGCCCAGCGGGTCGCGCAGCGGCTGCGGCACGGCACCGTGTGGATCAACGACTTCCACCCCTATGTGCCGCAGGCCGAGTGGGGCGGCTTCGGACGCTCCGGCGTCGGGCGCGAACTCGGGCCGACGGGCCTGCGCGAGTACCAGGAGGCCAAGCACATCTACCAGAACCTCGACCCGGGCCCCTCCGGCTGGTTCAAGGGCGAGAGCGGCGGCGGCTGAGCCTCCCGCACCACAGCGGCCCCCCGACCCCCCGGTTCCGAAGAAAGGCAGCCCATGGCCTCCACCACCCCTCACGGCCCGGAGTCCGACTACGACTACGTCATCGTCGGCGGCGGCACCGCCGGCTGTGTGCTCGCCGCCCGCCTCAGCGAGGACCCCGACTGCCGTGTCTGCGTCATCGAGGGCGGACCCAGCGACGTCGGCGACGAACGCATCCTGCATCTGCGCAACTGGATCAACCTGCTGGGCTCGGAGTTCGACTACGGCTACACCACCGTCGAACAGCCCCGCGGCAACTCGCACATCCTGCACTCGCGGGCCCGCGTCCTCGGCGGCTGCTCCTCCCACAACACCCTGATCAGCTTCCTTCCGCTGCCGCAGGACCTCGACGACTGGGTGGCCGCGGGCTGCGCCGGCTGGGACCCGGGCACGATCCTGCCGTACCGCGACCGGCTGCAGACGAACATCGTCCCGGTGGCGGAGGCCGACCGTAACCCCATCGCCAAGGACTTCGTCACCGCCGCCGCCCGCGCCACCGGCGTCCCCGTCGTCGACGACTTCAACGCCGAGCCCTTCGCCGACGGCACCGGCTTCTTCTCCCTCGCCTACCAGCCCGAGGGCAACCTGCGCTCGTCCGCCTCCGTCGCCTATCTGCACCCCGTCCTCGACCGTCCCAACCTCACGCTGAAGCTGGAGACCTGGGCGCACCGGCTGCTCACCGACGAGGAGGGACGGCTCACCCGGGTCGCGGTGCGCGGCGCCGACGGCGAGCCCGCCGCCGTACGCGCCAACCGTGAACTGCTGCTGTGCGCCGGGGCGATCGACACCCCGCGGCTGCTGATGCTGTCCGGTATCGGCCCGGCCGACGACCTGCGCCGCCTCGGCATCGACGTCCACCTCGACCTGCCCGGCGTGGGGGAGAACCTGCTGGACCACCCCGAGTCGGTGATCGTCTGGGAGACCCGCGGCCCGCTGCCGCCCAACTCCGCGATGGATTCCGACGCCGGGCTGTTCCTGCGCATGGACCGGAGCCAGCCGCGGCCCGACCTGATGTTCCACTTCTACCAGGTGCCGTTCACCGTCAACACCGAACGGCTCGGCTACCCGGTCCCCGAGCACGGGGTCTGCATGACGCCGAACGTGCCCCGCGCCCGCTCCACCGGCCGTATGTGGCTGCGCAGTTCCGACCCGTCCGAGAAACCCGCCCTGGACTTCCGCTACTTCACCGATCCCGACGGGCACGACGAGCGCACGATCGTCGAGGGGCTCAAGGTGGCCCGCGAGGTCGCCGCCACCGATCCGCTGAAGGAGTGGCTGGTCCGGGAGGTGGCGCCCGGCCCGGACGTCACCTCCGACGCCGACCTGTCGGAGTACGGCCGCCGCGTCGCGCACACCGTCTACCACC encodes:
- a CDS encoding aldehyde dehydrogenase family protein, coding for MGELYIDGEWTNAAGGERREVINPYDASVITTVDEADAADVDKAVRAARRAFDEEDWANAPTRQRADLLMRVHDLLLQDIDEIARTETLDTGKTLAEGRFDVEDVANAFRYFAELAGKDGGRVVDVGPGVLSRVVYHPVGVCALIAPWNYPLLQASWKVAPALAAGNTIVLKPSEITPLTTIALFRLIEEAGAPRGVANLVLGSGATVGAAMTSHPEVDLVSFTGGLATGRAIMAAAAEGPKNIALELGGKNPNIVFADADFEAAVDYALDASFLHAGQVCSAGSRLLVEDSIHDRFVEAFAERARHIRLGNGLEEGTESGPLSSAQHREKVESYIALGKEEGARLVTGGTRPDDPALRKGYFLLPTIFADCDRSMRIVQEEVFGPVVTVERFRTEDEAVELANDTRYGLAGGVWTSEASRAQRVAQRLRHGTVWINDFHPYVPQAEWGGFGRSGVGRELGPTGLREYQEAKHIYQNLDPGPSGWFKGESGGG
- a CDS encoding GMC family oxidoreductase, whose protein sequence is MASTTPHGPESDYDYVIVGGGTAGCVLAARLSEDPDCRVCVIEGGPSDVGDERILHLRNWINLLGSEFDYGYTTVEQPRGNSHILHSRARVLGGCSSHNTLISFLPLPQDLDDWVAAGCAGWDPGTILPYRDRLQTNIVPVAEADRNPIAKDFVTAAARATGVPVVDDFNAEPFADGTGFFSLAYQPEGNLRSSASVAYLHPVLDRPNLTLKLETWAHRLLTDEEGRLTRVAVRGADGEPAAVRANRELLLCAGAIDTPRLLMLSGIGPADDLRRLGIDVHLDLPGVGENLLDHPESVIVWETRGPLPPNSAMDSDAGLFLRMDRSQPRPDLMFHFYQVPFTVNTERLGYPVPEHGVCMTPNVPRARSTGRMWLRSSDPSEKPALDFRYFTDPDGHDERTIVEGLKVAREVAATDPLKEWLVREVAPGPDVTSDADLSEYGRRVAHTVYHPAGTCRMGAADDPMAVCDPEMRLRGAEGVRVVDASVFPTMPTINPMVTVLLAAERAADLITGRPGPAGRAATR